A section of the Blastocatellia bacterium genome encodes:
- a CDS encoding serine/threonine-protein kinase, with the protein MSTNTEKTLTPGQTFHGLLIHSQLGEGAMGTAYLASHPILQTPLVVKTFKTTNDLSIFREAHLAARVSSPNVVSVLDAGFEQGIPFVIQRYVDGIDLSELISYLKRTSWKLPVSIVCQIIIDVAKGLHNIHQAGVIHRDVKPANLFLCGNGITTVGDFGIAIDLSREVDSASYLDYLAGTPTFMAPEQWLQEGLDRQTDVYALGVTAHVLATNQVPFKGQHWQELHLAHTSSLYQSPKAETPAEAYLFAVIEKALQKKITDRYSTAEAMAQVLERITEPTPQFTLISQDLAQIGAITVELKQGDLTQESTDVIVNAANTQLTMKLGVANSLRIAGGDIIEQDACKQAPVKMGEVIWTKAGNLRVKYMAHAVAAMDGAICLQRTTLRTLMGAELRNLSSVAFPALGTGIGDVPMDLAAKLMLEAIQTFASLRPRNVRLIRIVLFGETAFSRWQYILNSM; encoded by the coding sequence ATGTCAACAAACACAGAAAAAACTTTAACCCCAGGGCAAACCTTTCATGGTTTATTGATTCATAGCCAACTTGGAGAAGGAGCAATGGGAACAGCTTATTTAGCTAGTCACCCAATTTTACAAACACCTTTAGTAGTAAAAACTTTTAAGACAACAAACGACTTAAGTATTTTTAGAGAGGCTCATTTAGCAGCACGAGTTTCTTCACCAAATGTTGTTAGTGTTTTAGATGCAGGCTTTGAACAAGGCATTCCTTTTGTAATCCAACGTTATGTTGATGGTATTGATTTATCAGAATTAATTTCTTACTTAAAAAGAACTTCTTGGAAATTACCAGTTAGCATTGTTTGTCAAATTATTATTGATGTTGCTAAAGGTTTGCACAATATTCATCAAGCAGGAGTTATTCATAGAGATGTAAAACCTGCTAATTTGTTTTTATGTGGAAATGGTATTACTACAGTAGGCGATTTTGGAATTGCAATAGATTTATCAAGAGAAGTTGATAGTGCATCTTATTTAGATTATTTAGCTGGAACTCCTACTTTTATGGCACCTGAACAATGGTTGCAAGAGGGTTTAGATCGTCAAACAGATGTTTATGCTTTAGGAGTAACGGCACATGTTTTAGCTACTAACCAAGTTCCTTTTAAGGGACAACATTGGCAAGAACTACATCTAGCTCATACATCATCACTTTATCAATCTCCAAAAGCAGAAACACCAGCAGAAGCCTATCTTTTTGCTGTAATTGAAAAAGCACTACAGAAAAAAATTACAGATAGATACTCTACGGCTGAAGCTATGGCACAGGTCTTAGAAAGAATTACTGAACCAACTCCACAGTTTACTTTGATTAGTCAAGATTTAGCTCAAATTGGAGCAATAACAGTTGAATTAAAACAAGGAGATTTAACTCAAGAATCAACAGATGTCATAGTTAATGCAGCCAATACACAACTAACTATGAAGTTAGGTGTTGCTAATTCTTTACGAATTGCTGGAGGTGACATCATTGAGCAAGACGCGTGTAAACAAGCTCCCGTAAAAATGGGTGAAGTAATTTGGACTAAAGCTGGTAACTTGCGTGTTAAATATATGGCTCATGCCGTTGCAGCAATGGATGGAGCTATTTGTTTGCAAAGAACAACCTTACGTACTTTAATGGGAGCAGAATTAAGAAATCTTAGCTCAGTTGCTTTTCCTGCCTTAGGTACAGGTATAGGAGATGTTCCAATGGATTTAGCTGCTAAATTAATGTTAGAAGCCATTCAAACTTTTGCATCTCTACGACCGCGAAATGTGCGCTTAATTCGGATAGTTTTATTTGGTGAAACAGCATTTAGT